A genomic window from Purpureocillium takamizusanense chromosome 2, complete sequence includes:
- a CDS encoding uncharacterized protein (COG:S~EggNog:ENOG503Q0NY), with protein MPRRQQVRMACLRCRRRRAKCSGDNPCERCKEARQHCTFDRSGRESKDDLRAEIERLRQINKQKDALLDALSSKVDIGTYRAVTDGVNDGTEAHQDNLGELAEIKAGVAHQRARTRSERRPSVVVSAAKSAGAMPTAVCPHCRGAPFTMQSQSQSQSQLLSSRTTRDEGSPTRNSERNLFAKACDIEDFATQSLMPLSIPSWILSVSPPTGEEGLSLPLVDKWTRTGWAEAGVRKLLESLLTWDYLPFCLVCKEPFLHDYTTGNSRYCSSALVNALLALAIRTVNLDEHQRQQQDGRENFASMPNSPDDLALFEEAEALVKGGAHSLTLPDIQALGILSIYHLSCGHEADAAVQAEVFAASMTTLCLQESPMGTQEKQYARVLAMAYCGSISLKRILKLTAIRHAGQYANVLQDDGIVLDQSCGSGTPCLVECNTHEIPDAHISQLYNLQLIPAKIFQLTEWVYKMVASSRMRDPATYVGASQVMAVYTRCLDWYQSLFALLKKGSSNSPFGLFIQ; from the exons AtgcctcgacgacagcagGTGCGAATGGCCTGTCTGCGCTGCCGCAGGAGACGAGCCAAG TGCAGCGGCGACAATCCCTGCGAAAGATGCAAAGAGGCGCGCCAGCATTGCACCTTTGACAGGTCCGGACGCGAATCAAAGGACGATCTCAGAGCCGAGATTGAACGGCTGAGACAGATCAACAAACAAAAGGACGCGTTACTCGACGCCCTTTCATCCAAGGTTGACATCGGCACGTACCGTGCGGTTACCGATGGAGTCAATGATGGCACTGAGGCGCATCAAGACAatcttggcgagctggccgagaTCAAGGCCGGTGTTGCCCATCAAAGGGCCCGCACTAGGTCGGAACGACGTCCATCGGTTGTTGTCTCCGCTGCAAAATCCGCAGGCGCCATGCCGACAGCCGTGTGCCCGCACTGCCGGGGAGCACCCTTCACTAtgcagtcgcagtcgcagtcgcagtcgcagctATTGTCGTCTCGGACAACCAGAGACGAAGGGTCTCCAACGAGGAATAGCGAGCGCAACCTGTTTGCCAAGGCCTGCGATATTGAAGATTTTGCGACACAGAGCCTGATGCCCCTCTCGATTCCCAGCTGGATACTCTCCGTATCTCCGCCaacgggcgaggaggggctgTCACTgccgctcgtcgacaagTGGACGCGGACCGGATGGGCAGAGGCAGGCGTGCGGAAGCTTCTCGAATCGCTTCTCACCTGGGACTACCTTCCTTTTTGCCTAGTGTGCAAGGAGCCGTTCCTGCACGACTACACAACTGGAAACAGTCGGTACTGCTCATCCGCTCTAGTCAATGCCCTACTTGCCCTGGCTATTCGAACCGTCAACTTAGACGAGCACCAACGTCAGCAACAAGACGGCAGAGAGAACTTCGCGTCCATGCCAAACTCACCGGATGATCTGGCCCTTTTTGAAGAGGCAGAGGCCCtcgtcaagggcggcgcACACTCGCTCACCCTGCCAGATATCCAAGCTCTGGGGATACTATCGATATATCACCTCAGCTGCGGTCATGAAGCCGATGCGGCGGTTCAGGCTGAAGTGTTTGCCGCATCTATGACGACGCTTTGCCTGCAGGAGTCACCTATGGGCACGCAGGAGAAACAATACGCTCGCGTTCTCGCTATGGCGTACTGCGGTTCCATCTCCTTGAAACG GATACTAAAACTGACGGCGATACGGCACGCCGGCCAATATGCCAACGTCCTTCAAGACGATGGTATTGTCCTCGACCAGAGCtgtggcagcggcacgccTTGCCTCGTAGAGTGCAATACTC ACGAGATCCCGGATGCCCACATATCGCAGCTCTACAACTTGCAGCTCATCCCGGCTAAGATATTCCAGTTGACTGAGTGGGTCTATAAGATGGTCGCGTCGTCCCGAATGCGGGATCCGGCCACGTACGTCGGGGCGAGCCAAGTAATGGCCGTATATACCCGGTGTCTCGACTGGTACCAGAGCCTCTTTGCCCTGCTCAAGAAGGGCAGCAGCAATTCGCCCTTCGGCCTATTTATCCAGTAA
- a CDS encoding uncharacterized protein (COG:S~EggNog:ENOG503NZ26~TransMembrane:1 (o258-276i)~antiSMASH:Cluster_2.2) — protein MLNLLAQEDSSLLFDFDAKEALMSTHDTKMALFCPEFLYGSRQTTALHSLEAFIGKINFDRVSHHKVHGSMMGSPSSTAAYLIHTSEWDEESEDYLRHVILSTLLGAGFSNCELASIELKKMTNVLSSSFDTEGGVLGFASSFEADADDTAKAITALHQLGHPASSAKMVEAFEADTHFRTYQGERDPSFTTNCNVLQALLHQPDVSVYSSQVLKVAKFLCEHWWTTDGRIKDKWVRSSPFIDSFVTQLTQRSKNTSYLYPSFLLVGSLVSLMASLEQKRLPDMFDEDLQSRIAITLVQACLRPLFDQKDDGSWNQSMEETAYGVLILCEARRLCVFDGLREPLDSAILRGVAFIDSNDTQVQNYVWIEKVTYASPLLTESYLLAARKAASCPVVASVGIGVQHKSSSKRMDQYARLFHRTPLFESLPEWELRASLIEASLFLPLLRTRRLNVFPRKGVEDDKYFDLIPFFWTSPNNRARTYASTWFLYEMMNITLLTMQVDEFMEAVAGPSFLGHTPELRQLIYDVFRMTKSVDAHPVKCGDAVHELDGRGRADGRTSNGQRSCDPQQCDDDIVTPLSKFTRYILENPSIQASSHWDREIIRSELQAYLLAHVQQAEDNSRIAWRTNGGGRASTSAGTFYGWVRTTGADHSACPFSFFVVSCLIRSSLAAKGDGGDCFPTVEEKYLATSVCRHLSTMCRMYNDLGSVARDEDEGNLNSINFVEFDCHADIEEKKVALFSMASFERACLREALERLRMQGKNRCGSARRRAERWACILTMFCEQVDLFGQVYVIRDLASRLVQKC, from the exons ATGCTTAACCTCTTGGCGCAGGAGGATTCGTCTCTTCTGTTCGACTTTGacgccaaggaggcgctgATGAGTACCCACGACACCAAAATGGCGCTTTTCTGCCCCGAGTTTCTCTATGGCTCTCGGCAAACGACAGCTCTCCACTCACTCGAAGCCTTCATAGGCAAGATCAACTTCGATAGAGTGTCCCATCACAAGGTCCATGGCTCCATGATgggctcgccgtcctcgacagcTGCGTATTTGATACACACTTCAGAGTGGGATGAAGAATCCGAGGACTATCTCAGGCATGTG ATCTTGTCGACGTTGCTAGGAGCAGGATTCTCCAACTGCGAATTGGCGTCCATCGAACTGAAAAAGATGACAAACGTTCTCAGTAGTTCTTTTGACACCGAAGGTGGTGTTCTTGGGTTTG CGTCTTCATTCGAGGCCGATGCAGATGACACCGCCAAAGCCATCACCGCTCTGCACCAGCTGGGGCACCCGGCTTCCAGTGCGAAAATGGTCGAAGCATTCGAGGCAGACACCCACTTCCGCACGTACCAGGGCGAGCGAGATCCTAGCTTCACGACCAACTGCAACGTCTTGCAGGCCCTTCTTCATCAGCCTGACGTGTCCGTCTATTCTTCCCAGGTGTTGAAGGTCGCCAAGTTCTTGTGTGAGCACTGGTGGACGACTGATGGGAGAATCAAGGACAAATGGGTGCGCAGCAGTCCATTCATAGACAGTTTCGTGACTCAGCTGACACAGAGGTCGAAGAATACGAGCTACCTTTATCCATCTTTCCTCTTGGTGGGGTCTTTAGTGAGCTTGATGGCCTCACTGGAGCAGAAGAGACTGCCGGACATGTTTGACGAAGATCTACAGTCCAGGATTGCAATTACTCTTGTTCAGGCGTGCTTGCGTCCGCTGTTTGACCAGAAGGATGATGGATCGTGGAATCAGTCAATGGAGGAGACGGCTTACGGCGTTCTCATTCTCTGCGAGGCGCGGCGTCTATGCGTCTTTGATGGCCTCCGGGAGCCGTTGGACTCCGCCATTCTACGTGGTGTTGCCTTCATTGACTCCAACGACACTCAGGTCCAAAATTATGTCTGGATCGAGAAGGTCACCTACGCGTCCCCTCTCCTGACCGAGTCCTACCTGCTCGCAGCACGGAAGGCAGCAAGCTGCCCGGTCGTCGCCTCGGTTGGAATCGGGGTCCAGCAtaagtcgtcgtcgaagcgcaTGGACCAATATGCCAGACTATTTCATCGGACGCCACTCTTTGAGTCCCTTCCGGAATGGGAGCTTCGTGCTTCCCTTATCGAAGCCTCGCTCTTCCTACCTCTCCTTCGAACTCGTCGGCTAAACGTGTTCCCGCGCAAGGgtgtcgaggacgacaagtACTTTGATCTCATCCCGTTTTTTTGGACGAGTCCTAATAACCGTGCCCGTACCTACGCCTCTACCTGGTTCTTGTACGAGATGATGAACATCACCCTCTTGACGATGCAGGTCGATGAGTTCatggaggcggtggcgggacCATCGTTCTTGGGCCACACCCCCGAACTCCGCCAGCTTATTTATGACGTCTTTCGTATGACAAAATCCGTTGATGCGCACCCGGTCAAGTGCGGCGACGCGGTTCATGAGCTTGACGGTCGAGGCAGAGCTGATGGAAGAACAAGCAACGGTCAGCGGTCCTGCGACCCTCAGCAGTGTGACGATGACATCGTCACCCCCTTGTCAAAGTTCACAAGGTACATCTTGGAAAATCCGTCTATCCAGGCAAGTAGCCATTGGGATCGGGAAATTATCAGGAGCGAGCTGCAGGCCTATCTTCTTGCACATGTTCAGCAAGCAGAAGACAATTCCCGCATTGCGTGGCGGACAaacggtggcgggcgggcatcgACATCCGCCGGTACCTTTTACGGTTGGGTGCGAACTACGGGCGCAGATCATTCTGCGTGtcccttttccttcttcgTGGTAAGCTGTCTCATCCGCTCTTCCTTggccgccaagggcgacggcggggacTGCTTTCCGACAGTGGAGGAAAAGTATCTCGCCACCTCGGTATGTCGTCACTTGTCAACCATGTGCCGCATGTACAACGATTTGGGATCCGTCGCGCGGGATGAAGATGAAGGAAACTTAAACTCGATCAACTTTGTCGAGTTTGACTGTCACGCAGACATCGAAGAAAAGAAGGTGGCATTGTTCAGCATGGCGTCTTTTGAGCGCGCCTGTCTGCGTGAGGCGCTTGAAAGGCTTAGGATGCAAGGAAAGAACCGTTGTGGCAGTGCGAGGAGACGAGCTGAGCGCTGGGCATGCATTCTCACCATGTTCTGCGAACAGGTAGATCTCTTCGGTCAGGTATATGTTATTCGGGACCTGGCAAGTCGCTTGGTTCAAAAGTGCTGA